A window of the Acanthochromis polyacanthus isolate Apoly-LR-REF ecotype Palm Island chromosome 10, KAUST_Apoly_ChrSc, whole genome shotgun sequence genome harbors these coding sequences:
- the LOC127535933 gene encoding uncharacterized protein LOC127535933 yields MNRGLFVKTMNYALLFVLVAIYSYHCFMQQAQILLLFQHEARIQYENITQSFLAQRRCIARRYRRKRAMLHNLNQLVFRRHFRKSLRSVWTYQRPGIWWQYVNNNWTDVEWSANFRMGRGTFNNLCNMLRPWLTRQNTKYRRAVPVELRIGICIWRLATNLEYRSISHLFGIGLSTCCLITQEVVTAINFILKPKYIRQPTAPELKVIVQGFRDKWRFPQVAGAIDGTHIKIRAPTDDPVSYYNRKGEYSIIIQAVVDHRMRFWDINVGRSGKIHDARVFALSSLYQRGMNGTLLPDWTERFEGVDVPLVLLGDSAYPLLPWLMKPYPEGAGVTPEQINFKLSQSRMTVERAFGRLKGRWCCLLKVCDAHITFVSQIVLACCVLHNFLEVHHED; encoded by the exons atgaatcgaggtttattcgtaaaaacaatgaactatgctctcctgttcgttcttgttgccatatattcgtatcattgctttatgcagcaagcacaaatactgctgttgttccagcatgaagctcgcattcagtacgagaacattacacagtcgtttttggcacagagaagatgcattgcaagacgttatcgGAGAAAGCGGGCGATGCTccacaacctgaaccaactcgTGTTTCGGAGACATTTTCGCAAATCTCTTCG GAGTGTGTGGACCTATCAAAGACCTGGGATCTGGTGGCAGTATGTGAATAACAACTGGACAGATGTAGAGTGGAGTGCGAACTTCAGGATGGGAAGAGGTACTTTCAACAATCTATGCAACATGCTTCGTCCCTGGTTGACccgtcaaaacaccaaatacagACGGGCTGTGCCCGTTGAACTTCGAATAGGAATATGTATTTGGAGGCTGGCCACCAACCTTGAATATAGGtctatttcacatttatttggtATTGGACTTTCCACTTGTTGCCTTATTACTCAAGAGGTGGTGACTGCTATCAACTTTATCCTAAAACCAAAGTACATTAGGCAACCCACTGCACCAGAACTGAAAGTTATTGTGCAAGGGTTTAGAGACAAATGGCGTTTCCCTCAAGTGGCAGGTGCTATCGATGGCACGCATATCAAAATACGTGCCCCAACAGATGACCCTGTCTCCTACTACAACCGGAAAGGAGAGTACTCTATTATTATTCAGGCTGTAGTCGACCACCGCATGAGGTTTTGGGATATTAATGTGGGTCGTTCAGGTAAAATACATGATGCTCGTGTATTTGCACTCTCTTCTTTGTACCAAAGAGGCATGAATGGAACTTTACTCCCAGACTGGACGGAAAGATTTGAGGGTGTTGATGTGCCACTGGTTCTGCTGGGGGACTCTGCATATCCACTACTCCCATGGCTCATGAAACCTTACCCAGAGGGAGCAGGAGTCACACCAGAACAGATCAACTTCAAGCTGAGTCAGTCTCGCATGACAGTTGAGCGTGCGTTTGGGCGCCTTAAAGGACGCTGGTGTTGCCTGCTAAAGGTTTGCGATGCCCACATTACATTTGTCAGTCAGATTGTCTTGGCGTGTTGTGTTTTACACAACTTTCTTGAAGTACATCATGAGGACTGA